A genomic stretch from Streptomyces fungicidicus includes:
- a CDS encoding TcmI family type II polyketide cyclase: MHHALIVARMKPGSAPDIADVFAASDRGELPHLVGVNRRSLFQFGDDVYLHLIESEQDPAPAIAKLTSHPEFRGVSERLEAYVSPYDPATWRGPRDAMARCFYRWERGAGS, translated from the coding sequence ATGCACCACGCCCTCATCGTCGCCCGGATGAAACCCGGTTCGGCGCCGGACATCGCCGACGTGTTCGCGGCGTCCGACCGGGGTGAACTCCCCCACCTGGTCGGTGTGAACCGGCGCAGCCTCTTCCAGTTCGGTGACGACGTGTACCTGCACCTCATCGAGTCCGAGCAGGACCCGGCGCCCGCCATCGCGAAGCTGACCTCGCACCCCGAGTTCCGCGGTGTCAGCGAGCGCCTGGAGGCGTACGTCAGCCCGTACGACCCGGCCACCTGGCGCGGCCCCCGGGACGCCATGGCCCGGTGCTTCTACCGCTGGGAGCGCGGCGCCGGCTCCTGA
- a CDS encoding SRPBCC family protein, whose product MAGHTENSITIDAPFDLVWEMTNDLENWPRLFSEYASVEVLSREGSTTTFRLTMHPDENGKVWSWVSERTPDREKRMVRARRVETGPFAHMNIVWEYAELPGGVQMRWTQDFAMKPDAPVDDDWMTDNINRNSRTQMALIRDRIEQVARDSESASVASSR is encoded by the coding sequence GTGGCAGGACACACCGAGAACAGCATCACCATCGACGCTCCCTTCGACCTCGTGTGGGAGATGACCAACGACCTGGAGAACTGGCCGCGGCTGTTCAGCGAGTACGCGTCCGTGGAGGTCCTCTCCCGGGAGGGCTCCACGACGACGTTCCGGCTGACCATGCACCCGGACGAGAACGGCAAGGTGTGGAGCTGGGTGTCGGAGCGCACCCCGGACCGTGAGAAGCGCATGGTCCGCGCCCGCCGCGTGGAGACGGGCCCGTTCGCCCACATGAACATCGTGTGGGAGTACGCGGAGCTGCCGGGCGGGGTCCAGATGCGCTGGACGCAGGACTTCGCGATGAAGCCCGACGCCCCGGTCGACGACGACTGGATGACGGACAACATCAACCGCAACTCCCGTACGCAGATGGCCCTCATCCGGGACCGGATCGAGCAGGTCGCCCGCGACAGCGAGAGCGCGTCCGTCGCGTCCTCCCGCTGA
- a CDS encoding ketosynthase chain-length factor, whose protein sequence is MNNRRPRRAAVTGIGVIAPNGMRTDAYWKSVSEGISVLDSVTREGCEQLPLRVAGEVRAFDPAALIEDRFLVQTDRFSHFAMAGAALALDDAGLGGEPAEPFSIGVVTAAGSGGGEFGQRELQKLWGRGSKFVGPYQSIAWFYAASTGQISIRGGFKGPCGVVANDEAGGLDSLAHAARAVERGTDVMVVGAAEAPLAPYSMVCQLGYPELSTLDDPARAYRPFTEKACGFVPAEGGALLVVEDESRARDRGVPVRATVAGHAATFTGASRWAESREGLARAIRGALDDAGCAPEEIDVVFADALGVPEADRAEALAISDALGAHGTRVPVTAPKTGIGRAYCAAPVLDTVAAVLAMEHGQVPPTPNVSDICHDLDLVMSRARPAELRTALVLSRGLMGSNAALVVRRGDDSAR, encoded by the coding sequence ATGAACAACCGTCGCCCCCGGCGCGCGGCCGTCACCGGCATCGGCGTGATCGCGCCCAACGGAATGCGGACCGACGCCTACTGGAAGTCCGTGAGCGAAGGCATCTCGGTACTGGACTCGGTCACCCGCGAGGGCTGCGAGCAGCTGCCGCTGCGGGTGGCGGGCGAGGTCCGGGCCTTCGACCCGGCGGCCCTCATCGAGGACCGGTTCCTGGTGCAGACCGACCGGTTCAGCCACTTCGCGATGGCCGGGGCCGCCCTCGCCCTCGACGACGCGGGACTCGGCGGCGAACCCGCGGAGCCGTTCTCCATCGGGGTGGTCACCGCCGCCGGATCGGGCGGCGGCGAGTTCGGCCAGCGCGAACTGCAGAAACTGTGGGGCCGGGGCTCCAAGTTCGTCGGCCCCTACCAGTCCATCGCCTGGTTCTACGCGGCGAGCACCGGCCAGATCTCCATACGCGGCGGCTTCAAGGGGCCCTGCGGTGTGGTGGCGAACGACGAGGCCGGCGGTCTGGACTCCCTCGCGCACGCGGCGCGGGCGGTGGAGCGCGGCACCGACGTCATGGTCGTGGGAGCCGCGGAGGCGCCGCTGGCCCCGTACTCGATGGTCTGCCAGCTCGGCTACCCCGAGCTCAGCACCCTCGACGACCCGGCCCGCGCCTACCGCCCGTTCACCGAGAAGGCCTGCGGCTTCGTGCCCGCCGAGGGCGGCGCGCTGCTCGTCGTCGAGGACGAGTCCCGTGCCCGCGACCGCGGGGTGCCCGTACGGGCCACCGTGGCCGGCCACGCCGCCACGTTCACCGGGGCGTCCCGCTGGGCGGAGTCCCGGGAGGGCCTGGCCCGCGCGATCCGCGGCGCCCTCGACGATGCGGGCTGCGCCCCGGAGGAGATCGACGTCGTGTTCGCGGACGCCCTGGGCGTGCCGGAGGCGGACCGCGCCGAGGCGCTGGCGATCTCCGACGCCCTGGGCGCGCACGGCACCCGGGTCCCGGTCACGGCGCCCAAGACCGGCATCGGCCGCGCCTACTGCGCGGCGCCCGTGCTGGACACGGTGGCCGCGGTGCTCGCCATGGAACACGGCCAGGTGCCCCCGACACCCAACGTGTCCGACATCTGCCACGACCTCGACCTGGTGATGTCGCGCGCTCGCCCCGCCGAGCTGCGCACCGCCCTCGTCCTCAGCAGGGGACTGATGGGCTCCAACGCGGCGCTGGTCGTGCGCCGCGGTGACGATTCCGCCCGGTAG
- a CDS encoding acyl carrier protein, translating into MITTEVTYEELAALMKQAAGITVDPQELRQSAESPFDAFGLDSLGLLGIVGELENRYGASLPPDSERCRTPREFLNLVNSTLTAGA; encoded by the coding sequence ATGATCACCACCGAAGTGACCTACGAGGAACTCGCCGCGCTGATGAAGCAGGCGGCCGGCATCACCGTCGACCCGCAGGAGCTCAGGCAGTCGGCGGAGTCCCCCTTCGACGCCTTCGGACTGGACTCGCTCGGCCTGCTCGGCATCGTCGGCGAGCTGGAGAACCGGTACGGCGCGTCGCTTCCCCCCGACTCGGAGCGCTGCCGCACGCCCCGGGAGTTCCTGAACCTCGTCAACAGCACCCTCACGGCTGGAGCCTGA
- a CDS encoding methyltransferase, with amino-acid sequence MTTVDPAPPPPMRLRELVFGAACAAAVRAAVRLGVADALDDTPMTADELAAAVKTQPHTLRRLLRALSCQGVFAENPDGAFEHTEMSRLLREDDPHSLRYIALWCTEPWTWNVWPQLDEAVRSGGNVFEDVYDQEFFTYLNESAPESAHVFNRAMTTSSEQSARDVARLLDLDDAASVVDIGGGQGHVLASLLEKHPHLHGTLLDLPGVVENADPRLREGGALAGRVDVVARDCREDVPVQADVYIIKNVLEWDDDSTRRALANVRAAARPGARVVVIENLVDDTPSMRFTTAMDLLLLLNVGGAKHTRQSMVDRLTDAGLVIGDISPVNAYLHAFECTVPG; translated from the coding sequence ATGACCACCGTTGATCCGGCTCCCCCGCCGCCCATGCGGCTGAGGGAGCTCGTTTTCGGGGCGGCGTGCGCCGCCGCCGTACGCGCGGCCGTACGCCTGGGCGTGGCGGACGCACTGGACGACACCCCCATGACCGCCGACGAACTGGCGGCGGCGGTGAAGACCCAGCCGCACACCCTGCGGCGGCTGCTGCGCGCCCTCTCGTGCCAGGGCGTCTTCGCCGAGAACCCCGACGGCGCCTTCGAGCACACCGAGATGTCCCGGCTGCTGCGCGAGGACGACCCGCACAGCCTGCGGTACATCGCCCTGTGGTGCACCGAGCCGTGGACCTGGAACGTCTGGCCGCAGCTCGACGAGGCGGTGCGCTCCGGCGGCAACGTCTTCGAGGACGTGTACGACCAGGAGTTCTTCACCTACCTCAACGAGTCCGCCCCCGAGTCCGCCCATGTGTTCAACCGGGCCATGACGACCTCCAGCGAGCAGTCCGCGCGTGACGTGGCCCGGCTGCTCGACCTGGACGACGCCGCCTCGGTCGTCGACATCGGCGGCGGCCAGGGACACGTCCTGGCCAGCCTGCTGGAGAAGCACCCCCACCTCCACGGCACCCTGCTCGACCTCCCCGGCGTCGTCGAGAACGCCGACCCTCGGCTGCGCGAGGGCGGCGCGCTCGCCGGCCGCGTCGACGTCGTGGCCCGGGACTGCCGCGAGGACGTCCCCGTCCAGGCGGACGTGTACATCATCAAGAACGTCCTGGAGTGGGACGACGACAGCACCCGCCGGGCGCTCGCCAACGTGCGCGCGGCGGCCCGGCCCGGCGCCCGGGTCGTCGTCATCGAGAACCTCGTCGACGACACCCCGTCGATGCGCTTCACCACCGCCATGGACCTGCTGCTGCTCCTCAACGTCGGCGGCGCCAAGCACACCCGGCAGAGCATGGTCGACCGGCTGACCGACGCGGGCCTGGTCATCGGCGACATCAGCCCCGTCAACGCCTATCTCCACGCCTTCGAGTGCACCGTCCCCGGCTGA